The following proteins are encoded in a genomic region of Catellatospora sp. TT07R-123:
- a CDS encoding M20/M25/M40 family metallo-hydrolase has product MSTAATDEVIDLCRDLIRIDTTNTGDHATSAGERAAAEYVAASLSEAGLDPQVVESRPGRANVITRIPGRDSSRGALLVHGHLDVVPFDAAEWSVHPLSGEIKGDGASGDCIWGRGAVDMKDFDAMSLAVVRDWQRTGYVPPRDIVLCYTADEEAGSEYGATFLVEKHPELLEGCTEAVGEVGGFSYTVSNDLRLYLVQTAEKGIDWLRVHASGRPGHGSFVHDDNAVTALCEAVARVGRHRFPVVVTPTVRAFLAEVADALQIELDPDDPEAAIAKLGPIATIIGATIRNTANPTRLAAGYKDNVIPSRASATIDCRTLPGQFELFREQLLEVLGPDLEIQSIHRQNALETTFDGALVDAMALALKAEDPGARAVPYMLSGGTDAKSFARLGIRCFGFAPLRLPAELNFSALFHGIDERVPVEGLQFGVRVLDRFLRQS; this is encoded by the coding sequence ATGAGTACTGCCGCCACCGACGAGGTTATCGACCTCTGCCGCGACCTCATCCGCATCGACACCACGAACACCGGGGACCACGCCACCAGCGCGGGCGAGCGGGCCGCGGCCGAGTACGTCGCGGCCAGCCTCAGCGAGGCCGGCCTGGACCCGCAGGTGGTGGAGAGCAGGCCCGGCCGCGCCAACGTGATCACCCGCATCCCCGGCCGAGACAGCTCGCGCGGGGCGCTGCTGGTGCACGGCCACCTCGACGTCGTGCCGTTCGACGCCGCCGAGTGGTCGGTGCACCCGCTGTCCGGCGAGATCAAGGGCGACGGGGCCAGCGGGGACTGCATCTGGGGCCGCGGCGCGGTCGACATGAAGGACTTCGACGCGATGTCGCTGGCCGTGGTGCGCGACTGGCAGCGCACCGGCTACGTGCCGCCGCGCGACATCGTGCTCTGCTACACCGCCGACGAGGAGGCCGGCAGCGAGTACGGCGCCACCTTCCTGGTCGAGAAGCACCCCGAGCTGCTGGAAGGCTGCACGGAGGCGGTCGGCGAGGTCGGCGGCTTCTCGTACACGGTGAGCAACGACCTGCGGCTGTACCTGGTGCAGACGGCCGAGAAGGGCATCGACTGGCTGCGCGTGCACGCCAGCGGCCGCCCCGGGCACGGCTCGTTCGTGCACGACGACAACGCCGTGACCGCCCTGTGCGAGGCGGTGGCCCGGGTCGGGCGGCACCGGTTCCCGGTCGTGGTCACCCCGACCGTGCGCGCCTTCCTGGCCGAGGTCGCCGACGCGCTCCAGATCGAGCTGGACCCCGACGACCCCGAGGCGGCGATCGCCAAGCTCGGGCCGATCGCCACCATCATCGGCGCGACGATCCGCAACACCGCCAACCCGACCAGGCTGGCCGCCGGGTACAAGGACAACGTGATCCCGAGCCGGGCGAGCGCCACGATCGACTGCCGCACCCTGCCGGGCCAGTTCGAGCTGTTCCGCGAGCAGCTGCTGGAGGTGCTCGGCCCCGACCTGGAGATACAGTCGATTCACCGCCAGAACGCGCTGGAGACCACGTTCGACGGGGCACTGGTCGACGCCATGGCGCTGGCGCTGAAGGCAGAGGATCCGGGAGCGCGGGCGGTGCCGTACATGCTGTCGGGCGGAACCGACGCCAAGTCGTTCGCCCGGCTGGGTATCCGCTGCTTCGGGTTCGCCCCGTTGCGGCTGCCCGCGGAGCTGAACTTCTCCGCGTTGTTCCACGGCATCGACGAGCGGGTGCCGGTGGAGGGACTACAGTTCGGCGTGCGGGTTCTGGACAGGTTCCTGCGTCAGAGTTGA
- a CDS encoding DUF3159 domain-containing protein, with protein sequence MSGTPRDPAAESLADLLGGRRAAVDATVGPLAFGVGWALGGTHALEWAVGAAVVVSVLLAVWRVSAGDKPRAVLIGLLGIGFAALIALRTGHAEAFFLIRIATNAASALAWAVSIVIRWPLLGVVVGLVLLQGTRWRHDPDLMRAYSRGSWVWVGQYLLRLAVWLPLAWAGLVGALAAATVVLTWPLIAACLAASWWVMRRTLPAGHPGLRHPAVPEPAHA encoded by the coding sequence GTGAGCGGCACGCCGCGAGACCCCGCCGCGGAGAGCCTCGCCGACCTGCTCGGCGGGCGCCGGGCCGCCGTCGACGCCACCGTCGGGCCGCTGGCCTTCGGCGTCGGGTGGGCCCTGGGCGGCACGCACGCGCTGGAGTGGGCCGTCGGCGCCGCCGTGGTGGTCAGCGTGCTGCTGGCGGTGTGGCGCGTCAGCGCCGGGGACAAGCCCCGCGCGGTGCTGATCGGGCTGCTCGGCATCGGCTTCGCCGCCCTGATCGCGCTGCGCACCGGGCACGCCGAGGCGTTCTTCCTGATCCGCATCGCCACCAACGCCGCCAGCGCGCTGGCCTGGGCGGTCAGCATCGTGATCCGCTGGCCGCTGCTGGGCGTCGTGGTCGGGCTGGTGCTGCTGCAGGGCACGCGGTGGCGGCACGACCCGGACCTGATGCGGGCGTACAGCCGGGGCAGCTGGGTGTGGGTCGGGCAGTACCTGCTGCGCCTGGCCGTGTGGCTGCCGCTGGCCTGGGCGGGCCTGGTCGGCGCGCTGGCCGCCGCCACCGTGGTGCTGACCTGGCCGCTGATCGCCGCCTGCCTGGCCGCGAGCTGGTGGGTGATGCGCCGCACCCTGCCCGCCGGCCACCCCGGCCTGCGCCACCCCGCCGTCCCCGAACCCGCCCACGCCTGA
- a CDS encoding phosphotransferase family protein — protein MRSPTQRELGAGDVAAYARAAFGDGVTVADCAELSGGGFAAVWRARLSDGRDVVLKVGPPDDVPLLRYEAGMIESEARYFRLVEQQAPLVPVPRVLHHGDGWLFTTLLPGRALTDLDGPQDGVREQLGAALAAVHEVTGDRFGYPGPRPHGASWSTAFAAMVDALLADAEDWAVPLPVPAARIRAVVASYADVLDQVTRPTLVHFDLWDGNVLAVDGRLTGVVDGERYLYGDPLVDFVSPALPHRIEDEPDHPFVRGYARATGRPAGFDRSEQRRLALYRLYLYLLMHVEVPSRAIDDQGRVDFVARLLAEEADLLAA, from the coding sequence ATGCGGAGTCCGACGCAGCGGGAGCTGGGCGCGGGGGACGTGGCGGCGTACGCGCGGGCGGCGTTCGGCGACGGGGTGACCGTGGCCGACTGCGCCGAGCTGTCCGGGGGCGGGTTCGCGGCGGTGTGGCGGGCCCGGCTGTCCGACGGCCGCGACGTCGTGCTGAAGGTGGGCCCGCCCGACGACGTGCCGCTGCTGCGGTACGAAGCGGGCATGATCGAGTCCGAGGCGCGCTACTTCCGCCTGGTCGAGCAGCAGGCGCCGCTGGTGCCGGTGCCCCGGGTGCTGCACCACGGCGACGGCTGGCTGTTCACCACCCTGCTGCCCGGCCGCGCCCTCACCGACCTCGACGGCCCGCAGGACGGCGTACGCGAGCAGCTCGGCGCCGCCCTCGCCGCGGTGCACGAGGTGACCGGCGACCGCTTCGGCTACCCCGGCCCGCGCCCGCACGGCGCCAGCTGGAGCACCGCGTTCGCGGCGATGGTGGACGCGCTGCTGGCCGACGCCGAGGACTGGGCGGTGCCGCTGCCGGTGCCCGCCGCGCGGATCCGCGCGGTCGTGGCGTCGTACGCGGACGTCCTCGACCAGGTCACCCGGCCCACGCTGGTCCACTTCGACCTGTGGGACGGCAACGTGCTCGCCGTCGACGGGCGGCTGACCGGCGTCGTCGACGGCGAGCGCTACCTCTACGGCGACCCGCTGGTCGACTTCGTCTCCCCCGCGCTGCCGCACCGGATCGAGGACGAGCCCGACCACCCGTTCGTGCGCGGATACGCCCGCGCGACCGGGCGCCCGGCCGGGTTCGACCGGTCCGAGCAGCGGCGGCTGGCGCTGTACCGGCTCTACCTGTACCTGCTGATGCACGTCGAGGTGCCGAGCCGGGCCATCGACGACCAGGGGCGCGTCGACTTCGTCGCGCGCCTGCTGGCCGAGGAGGCCGACCTGCTCGCGGCCTAG
- a CDS encoding nucleoside hydrolase, with protein sequence MADALLIDCDPGIDDMMALLVACASPELDLVGVSTVGGNAGLARTTRNARAVLALAGRADIPVAAGAARPLVRSAASFGAHVHGEDGLGGIDLPVPPGGPDPRSGALFLAETILAATRPVTLVAIGPLTNVALLYAMFPDAAARLARLVVMAGAVGAGNITRAAEFNAWWDPEAAYRVLTDPGVEVATTQVTLDLTLRCTLPAGDVARLRAAGPAGERAAAALDFYSRAYRAQGSGDVTPVHDAIAVLAALRPELFRTRPGRVLVDTGTGPERGATVVDPDPAAAGPRVAVADDGDVPALLAEVARRLAG encoded by the coding sequence ATGGCCGACGCGCTGCTCATCGACTGCGATCCGGGTATCGACGACATGATGGCGCTGCTGGTCGCCTGCGCGAGTCCGGAACTCGACCTGGTCGGGGTGAGCACCGTCGGCGGCAACGCGGGCCTGGCCCGTACCACCCGCAACGCCCGCGCGGTGCTGGCCCTGGCCGGGCGCGCCGACATCCCGGTGGCCGCCGGGGCGGCCCGCCCGCTGGTCCGGTCGGCGGCGAGCTTCGGCGCGCACGTGCACGGCGAGGACGGCCTCGGCGGCATCGACCTGCCGGTCCCGCCCGGCGGCCCCGACCCCCGGTCCGGCGCGCTGTTCCTGGCCGAGACGATCCTCGCCGCGACCCGCCCGGTGACCCTGGTCGCGATCGGACCGCTGACCAACGTGGCCCTGCTGTACGCGATGTTCCCCGACGCCGCCGCCCGGCTGGCCCGGCTGGTCGTGATGGCCGGGGCGGTCGGCGCGGGCAACATCACCCGGGCCGCCGAGTTCAACGCGTGGTGGGACCCGGAGGCGGCATACCGGGTGCTCACCGATCCGGGGGTCGAGGTGGCGACGACGCAGGTCACGCTCGACCTGACGCTGCGGTGCACGCTGCCCGCCGGTGACGTGGCGCGGCTGCGGGCCGCCGGTCCGGCCGGTGAGCGCGCCGCCGCCGCACTCGACTTCTACAGCCGGGCATACCGCGCGCAGGGTTCCGGTGACGTGACGCCGGTGCACGACGCGATCGCGGTGCTGGCCGCGCTGCGCCCCGAACTGTTCCGCACCCGGCCCGGCCGGGTGCTGGTGGACACCGGCACCGGCCCGGAGCGCGGCGCCACCGTGGTCGACCCCGACCCGGCCGCGGCCGGCCCGCGCGTCGCGGTGGCCGACGACGGGGACGTGCCCGCGCTGCTGGCCGAGGTGGCGCGGCGGCTGGCCGGCTAG
- a CDS encoding cupin domain-containing protein: protein MRVIENAGRWSAPAAGSGNDWTEHFANDDLSVGTYCIPVGGVDDQSPHTEDEIYVVTAGRARITTPSGDAEVGPGSVVFVPAGEAHRFTDVTEDLALLVLFAPAYGSRRGR, encoded by the coding sequence ATGCGGGTGATCGAGAATGCGGGGCGCTGGAGCGCGCCGGCGGCCGGGTCGGGCAACGACTGGACGGAGCACTTCGCCAACGACGACCTGTCGGTCGGCACGTACTGCATCCCGGTGGGCGGGGTGGACGACCAGTCGCCGCACACCGAGGACGAGATCTACGTGGTGACGGCCGGGCGCGCCCGGATCACGACCCCGTCCGGCGACGCCGAGGTCGGGCCAGGCTCGGTGGTCTTCGTGCCGGCGGGCGAGGCGCACCGCTTCACCGACGTCACCGAGGACCTGGCCCTGCTCGTGCTGTTCGCCCCCGCCTACGGCAGCAGGCGGGGGCGCTGA
- a CDS encoding LacI family DNA-binding transcriptional regulator — protein sequence MVDVAKQAGVSLKTVSRVINGEPHVQRALADRVLAVAAELGFQRNHMASALRAGRASATIGLLIEELANPFYSTIAHVAAEIARERDTLLLSASSEEDPAREEQLLRDLCSRRVDGLLVVPTHGDHGYLRPQVELGIPVVFLDRPGIGLDADAVLLDNRGGARAGMARLLSAGHQRVGVLLDSTGVHTMSERLAGAREALAEAGLREDPALVRDGVRDPAGAAAAVAEMLERRDPPTAFLTLNNRITVGVVQELWRRGSAAGLVGFDDFELSHLMPRPLTVISYDTRELARQATQLLFARIDGDRTHPRTIVLPTELINRGLS from the coding sequence ATGGTCGACGTTGCGAAACAGGCCGGCGTCAGCCTCAAGACCGTGTCCCGCGTGATCAACGGCGAGCCGCACGTGCAGCGCGCCCTGGCCGACCGGGTCCTCGCCGTCGCCGCCGAACTCGGCTTCCAGCGCAACCACATGGCCAGCGCGCTGCGCGCCGGCCGGGCCAGCGCCACCATCGGCCTGCTGATCGAGGAACTGGCCAACCCGTTCTACTCGACCATCGCCCACGTCGCCGCCGAGATCGCCCGCGAGCGCGACACCCTGCTGCTGTCGGCCAGCTCCGAGGAGGACCCGGCCCGCGAGGAGCAACTGCTGCGCGACCTGTGCTCGCGCCGGGTCGACGGGCTGCTCGTCGTGCCCACCCACGGCGACCACGGCTACCTGCGCCCCCAGGTCGAGCTCGGCATCCCGGTGGTGTTCCTGGACCGCCCCGGCATCGGCCTGGACGCCGACGCGGTGCTGCTGGACAACCGCGGCGGCGCCCGCGCGGGCATGGCCCGGCTGCTGTCGGCCGGGCACCAGCGCGTCGGCGTCCTGCTCGACTCCACCGGCGTGCACACCATGAGCGAGCGGCTCGCGGGCGCGCGCGAGGCCCTGGCCGAGGCGGGCCTGCGCGAGGACCCGGCACTGGTCCGCGACGGCGTACGCGACCCCGCCGGGGCGGCCGCGGCCGTCGCCGAGATGCTGGAACGCCGCGACCCGCCGACGGCGTTCCTGACCCTGAACAACCGCATCACCGTCGGCGTGGTGCAGGAGCTGTGGCGGCGCGGCAGCGCGGCCGGGCTGGTCGGGTTCGACGACTTCGAGCTGTCGCACCTCATGCCGCGCCCGCTCACGGTCATCTCGTACGACACCCGCGAACTGGCCCGCCAGGCCACCCAGCTGCTGTTCGCCCGCATCGACGGCGACCGCACCCACCCCCGCACCATCGTCCTGCCCACCGAACTCATCAACCGCGGCCTCAGCTGA
- a CDS encoding ROK family protein, whose amino-acid sequence MTETAVDAVEPSPLALAVDIGGTKLAAALIGADGAVVLADRVATPQPGPGPGAAEQVWAALADLVKRMVDAAGDRPIVGVGASTAGPFDLVGATISPVNIHAWRGFPLVDRLREAVPGVPVRLAGDGSCAAVGEHWRGAGRGHDDLLVLVVSTGVGGGMIHGGRPFLGVGGNAAHVGHMVVDLDGEPCPCGGQGCVEALSSGPSMVRYALREGWHATGEGTARDLAAAARAGDPVAVAAFERAGRALAAGIVSAAAMCELSQVVIGGGVAESADLLFPSLQAGLDHFGRMGFLQGIGLRTAELGGSAGLIGAAALIHEPERYWS is encoded by the coding sequence ATGACTGAAACCGCCGTTGACGCCGTCGAGCCGTCACCGCTCGCCCTCGCCGTGGACATCGGCGGAACCAAGCTGGCCGCCGCCCTGATCGGGGCGGACGGGGCGGTGGTGCTGGCCGACCGCGTCGCGACGCCGCAGCCCGGTCCGGGGCCGGGCGCCGCCGAGCAGGTCTGGGCCGCCCTGGCAGACCTGGTCAAGCGCATGGTCGACGCGGCCGGGGACCGCCCCATCGTCGGCGTGGGCGCCAGCACCGCGGGCCCGTTCGACCTGGTCGGCGCGACCATCAGCCCCGTCAACATCCACGCCTGGCGGGGCTTCCCGCTGGTGGACCGGCTGCGCGAGGCGGTGCCGGGAGTGCCCGTGCGGCTGGCGGGCGACGGTTCGTGCGCGGCTGTCGGCGAGCACTGGCGCGGCGCCGGACGCGGCCACGACGACCTGCTGGTGCTGGTGGTGTCCACGGGTGTGGGCGGCGGGATGATCCACGGCGGCCGGCCGTTCCTGGGCGTCGGCGGCAACGCCGCGCACGTCGGGCACATGGTGGTCGACCTGGACGGGGAGCCGTGCCCGTGCGGCGGGCAGGGCTGCGTGGAGGCGCTGTCCAGCGGCCCGAGCATGGTCCGGTACGCGCTGCGGGAGGGCTGGCACGCGACCGGCGAGGGCACCGCGCGCGACCTGGCCGCGGCCGCCCGCGCCGGTGACCCGGTGGCGGTCGCGGCGTTCGAGCGGGCGGGGCGGGCGCTGGCGGCCGGGATCGTGTCGGCGGCGGCGATGTGCGAGCTCAGCCAGGTGGTGATCGGCGGCGGCGTGGCCGAGTCGGCCGACCTGCTGTTCCCGTCGCTGCAAGCCGGGCTGGACCATTTCGGCCGGATGGGCTTCCTGCAGGGCATCGGTCTGCGTACCGCCGAGCTGGGCGGCTCGGCGGGGCTCATCGGCGCGGCCGCCCTGATCCACGAACCGGAGCGGTACTGGTCGTAG
- a CDS encoding GH92 family glycosyl hydrolase: MSRSRQPLRRLALLAAVSLVASAAATAVAAPAHAANLNLTQYVNPFIGTDDSNSPNPVGGGAGGSTVPGPVLPFGMVQFSPDTPTASPSGYRFGDSQIQEFSLTHFNGAGCSNNEDIGILPITGALGTSPGTAWTNYQATQVKGSEVAQAGYYKAVLSTYGNTAAELTATTRTTMMKVTYPATTSARVLINTSRSATGNRSGSISISGSNVTGQVTAGGFCGSSKTYQIYFAMAFDRAPSGVGTWNGATITAGSTSSSGVNTGGYLTFDTSSNAVVQVKTAISFVSIANAQANLSENSGWDFASVRTAADTAWNNILNRVQATGGSATDLQKFYTALYHVLQNPNIASDTNGQYRGFDNAVHSASHPVYQNYSGWDIYRSWAALVALIAPTEASDIAKSMVLDGQQGGLLPKWSQQNQEDFIMNGDPGPIVVASLYAFGARSFDTAAALTLMNNSSNGGTAQGSSIRGRQGEYTSQHFIDEDPSDSLEYSASDFAVAQFAQALGDTAKYNTYMSRAQWWANVFSPESQYIHRRNADNSWTWPLDPASSSGYTEGNAAQYTWMTTYNYGSLIALMGGPQTAAQRLDHHFTQLNGGLSLPYFYIGNEPEHSVPWAYNYAQKPAGTSSAVRRVMTESFTTGAGGLPGNDDLGATSAWYVWGALGMYPPTPGADVLALHGPLFPSILIQRAAGNIQINATNAGSGNQYVQSFSRNGTGTSKNFLRYPDVAAGATLAFTMGSSPSSWGTGAADVPPSFNDGWSAPAPAPVLGTNLAAGKPTTGSAACGTAEGPEKAVDSSLTNNSKFCTSAATKFLQVDLGSTQNVSSFVVKHASLGGEQSGWNTGAFNIQTSTDGSTWTTRATVSGNRTSRTYHPIGTVGARYLRLNITTPANDGNTAARIYEFEAYGPGSGPVNVALNKTATADSSCNANEGPDKAVNGTWTGGNTDKWCSLGTAKWWQVDLGGSFPISSITVRHAGAGGESTTWNTKDFNLQVSSDGSTWTTVATVTGNTASTTTHAVSATGRYVRLNISAPTSTTDNAARIYEVEVYS; encoded by the coding sequence ATGTCCCGATCCCGGCAACCCCTGCGCCGCCTGGCGCTACTCGCCGCGGTGAGCCTCGTCGCCAGCGCGGCCGCCACCGCCGTCGCCGCGCCCGCCCATGCGGCCAATCTGAACCTCACGCAGTACGTCAACCCGTTCATCGGGACCGACGACAGCAACTCGCCCAACCCCGTCGGCGGCGGGGCGGGCGGCAGCACCGTCCCCGGCCCGGTCCTGCCGTTCGGCATGGTGCAGTTCAGCCCGGACACCCCGACCGCCTCCCCGTCGGGCTACAGGTTCGGCGACTCCCAGATCCAGGAGTTCAGCCTCACCCACTTCAACGGGGCAGGCTGCTCCAACAACGAGGACATCGGCATCCTGCCGATCACCGGGGCGCTGGGCACCTCGCCCGGCACCGCGTGGACCAACTACCAGGCCACGCAGGTCAAGGGCAGCGAGGTCGCGCAGGCCGGCTACTACAAGGCGGTGCTGTCGACGTACGGCAACACCGCGGCCGAGCTGACCGCGACCACCCGGACCACCATGATGAAGGTGACCTACCCGGCCACCACCAGCGCCCGCGTGCTGATCAACACCAGCCGCAGCGCCACCGGCAACCGCAGCGGGTCGATCAGCATCAGCGGCTCGAACGTCACCGGCCAGGTGACCGCGGGCGGCTTCTGCGGCTCGTCGAAGACCTACCAGATCTACTTCGCGATGGCGTTCGACCGGGCCCCCAGCGGCGTGGGCACGTGGAACGGCGCGACGATCACGGCCGGTTCCACGTCCAGCAGCGGCGTCAACACCGGCGGCTACCTGACCTTCGACACGAGCTCCAACGCGGTGGTGCAGGTCAAGACCGCGATCTCGTTCGTGAGTATCGCCAACGCGCAGGCCAACCTGTCGGAGAACTCCGGCTGGGACTTCGCCTCGGTGCGCACCGCGGCCGACACGGCGTGGAACAACATCCTCAACCGGGTGCAGGCCACCGGCGGCAGCGCCACCGACCTGCAGAAGTTCTACACCGCGCTCTACCACGTGCTGCAGAACCCGAACATCGCCAGCGACACCAACGGGCAGTACCGCGGGTTCGACAACGCGGTGCACAGCGCGTCGCACCCGGTGTACCAGAACTACTCCGGCTGGGACATCTACCGCTCCTGGGCGGCCCTGGTGGCGCTGATCGCGCCCACCGAGGCCAGCGACATCGCCAAATCGATGGTGCTCGACGGCCAGCAGGGCGGCCTGCTGCCCAAGTGGTCGCAGCAGAACCAGGAAGACTTCATCATGAACGGCGACCCGGGCCCGATCGTGGTCGCCAGCCTGTACGCGTTCGGCGCCCGATCGTTCGACACCGCCGCCGCGCTCACCCTGATGAACAACAGCTCCAACGGCGGCACCGCGCAGGGCAGCTCCATCCGCGGCCGCCAGGGCGAGTACACCAGCCAGCACTTCATCGACGAGGACCCGTCCGACTCGCTGGAGTACTCGGCGTCGGACTTCGCGGTGGCCCAGTTCGCCCAGGCGCTGGGGGACACGGCGAAGTACAACACGTACATGTCGCGCGCCCAGTGGTGGGCCAACGTGTTCAGCCCGGAGTCGCAGTACATCCACCGGCGCAACGCCGACAACAGCTGGACCTGGCCGCTGGACCCGGCGAGCTCGTCCGGCTACACCGAGGGCAACGCGGCCCAGTACACCTGGATGACCACGTACAACTACGGCAGCCTGATCGCGCTGATGGGCGGCCCGCAGACGGCCGCGCAGCGGCTGGACCACCACTTCACCCAGCTCAACGGTGGTCTGAGCCTGCCGTACTTCTACATCGGCAACGAGCCCGAGCACAGCGTGCCGTGGGCGTACAACTACGCGCAGAAGCCCGCCGGGACCTCGTCGGCGGTGCGCCGGGTGATGACCGAGTCGTTCACCACCGGCGCGGGCGGCCTGCCCGGCAACGACGACCTCGGCGCCACCTCCGCCTGGTACGTCTGGGGCGCCCTGGGCATGTACCCGCCCACCCCGGGCGCGGACGTGCTCGCCCTGCACGGCCCGCTGTTCCCGTCGATCCTGATCCAGCGCGCGGCGGGCAACATCCAGATCAACGCCACCAACGCGGGCAGCGGCAACCAGTACGTCCAGTCGTTCTCCCGCAACGGCACCGGCACCAGCAAGAACTTCCTGCGCTACCCGGACGTCGCGGCCGGGGCCACGCTGGCGTTCACCATGGGGTCCAGCCCCAGCTCGTGGGGCACCGGCGCGGCCGACGTCCCGCCGTCGTTCAACGACGGGTGGAGCGCCCCGGCGCCCGCCCCGGTGCTGGGCACCAACCTGGCCGCGGGCAAGCCCACGACCGGGTCGGCCGCCTGCGGCACCGCCGAGGGCCCGGAGAAGGCCGTCGACAGCTCGCTGACCAACAACAGCAAGTTCTGCACCAGCGCCGCCACCAAGTTCCTCCAGGTGGACCTCGGCTCGACGCAGAACGTGTCGTCGTTCGTGGTCAAGCACGCGTCGCTGGGCGGGGAGCAGAGCGGCTGGAACACCGGCGCGTTCAACATCCAGACCAGCACCGACGGGTCGACGTGGACCACGCGGGCCACGGTCTCCGGTAACCGGACCAGCCGCACGTACCACCCGATCGGCACGGTCGGCGCGCGCTACCTGCGCCTGAACATCACCACCCCGGCCAACGACGGCAACACCGCCGCCCGGATCTACGAGTTCGAGGCGTACGGCCCCGGCTCCGGCCCCGTGAACGTGGCGCTGAACAAGACCGCCACCGCGGACTCGTCCTGCAACGCCAACGAGGGCCCGGACAAGGCCGTCAACGGCACCTGGACCGGCGGCAACACCGACAAGTGGTGCTCGCTGGGCACCGCCAAGTGGTGGCAGGTGGACCTGGGCGGGTCGTTCCCGATCAGCTCGATCACCGTCCGGCACGCCGGTGCGGGCGGGGAGAGCACGACCTGGAACACGAAGGACTTCAACCTCCAGGTCTCGTCCGACGGCAGCACCTGGACCACGGTGGCCACCGTCACCGGGAACACGGCCAGCACCACCACGCACGCGGTCAGCGCCACCGGCCGCTACGTCCGGCTGAACATCTCGGCGCCGACGTCCACCACCGACAACGCCGCCCGCATCTACGAGGTCGAGGTCTACTCCTGA